One region of Armatimonadota bacterium genomic DNA includes:
- a CDS encoding SRPBCC family protein, whose product MPRVESSVVIKSDVDKVFALARDIESFPNFMPDLKKVTILDKSPDGSHVISEFVGDIKQFKITVKWVEEDEWDEQAKTCRFKLVKGDFKNYSGLWTFEPVEDGTKFTSVIDFEYDIPLIGPMIKALVAKLMKQNVENMLQAIKKKAEEG is encoded by the coding sequence TTGCCAAGAGTTGAAAGTTCGGTAGTTATTAAAAGCGATGTTGACAAGGTATTTGCCCTGGCAAGGGATATCGAATCGTTCCCAAATTTTATGCCAGACCTAAAGAAAGTCACCATCCTTGATAAAAGCCCCGACGGAAGCCATGTAATCTCGGAGTTCGTCGGCGATATAAAGCAGTTTAAGATCACCGTCAAATGGGTTGAAGAAGATGAATGGGACGAGCAGGCAAAAACCTGCCGATTTAAGCTAGTAAAAGGCGATTTCAAGAACTATTCCGGCTTATGGACGTTTGAACCAGTCGAAGATGGTACAAAATTCACTTCCGTAATTGACTTTGAATATGATATTCCGTTAATTGGTCCGATGATTAAGGCACTGGTTGCTAAATTGATGAAGCAAAACGTGGAGAATATGCTCCAAGCAATCAAAAAGAAGGCTGAAGAGGGCTAG
- the lexA gene encoding transcriptional repressor LexA, whose amino-acid sequence MPKELTARQRQILQYILQHIEMRGYPPTVREIGEAVNLSSSSTVHAHLRSLEDAGLIKRDAALTRAIKLLPGPVAKTKTRRVVNVPIVGQVAAGKPTLAIEDIQDYYPLPYDFLAGADGFILEVHGDSMIEDGILDGDLVIVRRQPVAENGDTIVALIDNEATVKRFYQENGKIRLQPANSSMRPIIVDEATIIGKVVGLIRKM is encoded by the coding sequence ATGCCAAAAGAATTGACGGCAAGACAAAGGCAAATTTTGCAATATATCCTGCAGCACATCGAGATGAGAGGATATCCGCCGACTGTGCGGGAGATAGGTGAGGCGGTTAATCTCAGCTCGAGCTCGACGGTTCATGCGCACCTCCGAAGTCTCGAAGATGCTGGCCTAATCAAAAGGGATGCAGCTTTGACCCGGGCAATCAAACTGCTCCCAGGCCCGGTTGCGAAGACAAAGACACGCAGAGTGGTTAACGTGCCAATAGTTGGACAGGTTGCCGCCGGAAAGCCGACTCTAGCTATCGAGGATATCCAAGATTACTACCCGCTTCCATACGATTTCCTTGCTGGTGCCGATGGTTTCATACTCGAAGTTCACGGCGACAGCATGATTGAAGATGGCATCCTAGATGGCGATTTGGTAATAGTACGTCGGCAGCCTGTTGCAGAGAATGGCGATACCATCGTTGCGCTGATTGATAACGAAGCAACTGTTAAGCGATTCTACCAAGAAAATGGGAAAATTCGCCTCCAGCCTGCGAACTCCTCAATGCGTCCGATAATTGTCGACGAAGCTACAATAATTGGCAAGGTAGTTGGTCTAATACGTAAGATGTAG
- a CDS encoding archease: MACKRFEALEHTADKGIKAYGSTFEELCENAAYGMFSLMADLERYKPVFSRTIEVSADEPEELLRAWLGELLYQFEVDEVLFVEFKVTKVEDGRLIGIAWGLPFDHQIEWLGATIKAVTHHGLYVRQTDSCWEAQVIFDV; encoded by the coding sequence GTGGCGTGCAAACGTTTTGAAGCACTCGAGCATACGGCAGACAAAGGTATAAAGGCATATGGCTCTACTTTTGAAGAGCTGTGTGAGAATGCTGCCTATGGCATGTTTTCCTTGATGGCCGACCTTGAAAGATACAAGCCGGTATTCTCTAGAACAATTGAAGTGTCGGCGGATGAACCTGAAGAGCTTTTGCGAGCTTGGCTGGGCGAATTACTCTATCAGTTTGAGGTTGATGAAGTTCTCTTTGTTGAGTTTAAGGTAACTAAGGTCGAGGATGGACGACTGATTGGTATTGCCTGGGGTCTGCCGTTCGACCATCAAATTGAGTGGCTTGGTGCTACCATTAAAGCTGTTACTCACCACGGCCTTTATGTTCGTCAAACAGACAGTTGCTGGGAAGCTCAAGTTATATTTGATGTGTAA
- the gyrA gene encoding DNA gyrase subunit A — MNQIAREVIPINIEDEMKRSYLGYAVSMIIARALPDVRDGLKPVQRRILMAMHDLNLTPNSHYRKSAKIAGDTSGNYHPHGEQIIYPTMVRMAQDFNARYPLIDGQGNMGSIDGDPPAAMRYTEMRMSPFAVEMLEDLDKDTVDWQPNYDQTREEPMVLPGKFPNLLCNGSAGIAVGMATNIPPHNLREVVDATIWLIDHPECTVGDLMQHIKGPDFPTAGLILGTRGIRAAYETGRGQVTMQAEVTIEQHESGKSQIVITELPYQVNKKKLIEDIAELVKAKKVDGITALDDFSDRTGMRVVIELRRDTHPKKVLNYLLKHTQLRTNFGVIMLALVDGTPRVLNLKQIIQLYVDHRREIVVRRTRYELEKAKSRAHILEGLRIALQFLDEIIKIIRESRTTEIARTTMMSRFGLSQVQAEAILNMLLRQLTGLEREKIENEYREVLKQIAYLEDILANPQRVFEIIKQELRVLKEKYGDDRRTRIIPVEAEEIGEEDTIPEEETIVTITRGGYIKRVPADTYRSQRRPGKGVIAANTKEKDILEHVFVATTHHYILFFTDKGRVYRLKAYEVPQGSRQAMGTAIINLIQIEPGEAITATVPVRELEGEGYLVMATKNGEVKRTAISEFHYLRANGLRAFDLEEGDELRWVKLTTGKDHIIMVTRKGMAIRFPETQLRVASRASGGVRGISLQEGDYVVGMDVVKDDGELLVVSEKGLGKRTPLKLYKHQTRGGKGLITMAITPKGGEVVSAHVVTGDDNVFILTAKGIGIHIRLSEVRCCGRSTQGVKLINLEEGDWVSSVAVIARKDEDEEDNGKG, encoded by the coding sequence GTGAATCAAATTGCACGAGAAGTAATACCAATAAACATCGAAGACGAAATGAAGCGCTCATATTTGGGCTATGCTGTCAGCATGATCATAGCCCGTGCGCTTCCTGATGTTCGGGATGGTTTGAAGCCGGTCCAGCGTCGAATCCTTATGGCGATGCACGACCTCAACCTGACCCCGAACTCCCACTATAGAAAATCTGCAAAGATTGCAGGCGACACATCTGGAAATTACCACCCCCATGGCGAGCAGATAATCTACCCAACCATGGTTCGAATGGCCCAAGATTTCAACGCTCGCTATCCTCTCATTGACGGCCAAGGGAACATGGGCAGCATTGATGGCGATCCTCCAGCGGCAATGCGTTATACCGAGATGCGCATGTCGCCGTTTGCCGTCGAGATGTTGGAGGACCTCGATAAAGATACAGTTGATTGGCAGCCAAACTATGACCAAACGCGCGAGGAGCCGATGGTTCTGCCGGGCAAATTCCCAAATCTCCTTTGCAACGGGTCGGCAGGAATCGCGGTTGGCATGGCGACGAACATACCGCCGCATAATCTGCGTGAAGTCGTAGATGCGACAATTTGGTTGATAGATCATCCCGAATGTACGGTTGGGGACTTGATGCAGCATATAAAGGGCCCAGACTTCCCGACGGCAGGGCTAATACTTGGGACTCGAGGTATCCGTGCGGCGTACGAGACTGGCAGGGGCCAAGTCACAATGCAGGCGGAGGTAACCATCGAACAGCACGAGAGCGGGAAGAGCCAAATTGTCATCACAGAGCTCCCATACCAGGTCAACAAGAAAAAGCTTATTGAGGACATTGCCGAATTAGTGAAGGCGAAAAAGGTGGATGGCATTACCGCTCTTGACGATTTCAGCGACCGAACCGGCATGCGGGTAGTCATCGAACTCCGCCGAGACACTCATCCCAAAAAGGTGCTCAATTATCTACTCAAACATACCCAGCTTAGAACCAATTTTGGCGTGATAATGCTCGCGCTTGTTGACGGGACGCCGCGGGTGCTCAACCTCAAGCAAATTATCCAGCTTTATGTAGACCACCGCAGAGAGATTGTTGTTCGCCGGACACGCTATGAGCTCGAGAAAGCGAAGTCGAGGGCACATATCCTAGAAGGCCTGCGAATTGCACTTCAGTTCCTTGATGAGATTATCAAGATAATTCGTGAGTCGAGGACAACTGAAATTGCTCGGACGACTATGATGTCTCGATTTGGCTTAAGCCAGGTCCAAGCCGAGGCGATTCTAAATATGCTTCTTCGCCAGCTCACTGGTTTGGAGCGTGAGAAGATTGAGAACGAGTACCGCGAAGTACTAAAGCAAATAGCTTACCTCGAGGATATTCTCGCAAATCCGCAAAGAGTTTTTGAAATCATCAAGCAGGAGCTGAGAGTTCTCAAAGAAAAATATGGCGATGACCGGCGCACTCGCATTATCCCAGTGGAGGCTGAAGAAATTGGCGAAGAAGATACAATCCCCGAGGAAGAGACAATTGTCACCATAACAAGAGGCGGATATATAAAGCGCGTGCCGGCAGATACATACCGCAGCCAGCGAAGACCTGGCAAGGGCGTTATTGCGGCGAATACTAAAGAAAAAGATATTCTGGAGCATGTTTTTGTTGCTACAACCCACCACTATATCCTATTCTTCACGGATAAGGGTAGGGTTTATCGTTTAAAAGCCTATGAAGTACCGCAGGGCTCCCGCCAGGCGATGGGGACGGCTATAATCAACCTAATTCAAATTGAACCAGGCGAAGCAATTACAGCTACTGTGCCCGTGAGAGAACTTGAGGGCGAGGGCTATTTGGTAATGGCCACTAAAAATGGCGAAGTAAAGCGGACGGCAATAAGCGAATTCCATTATCTCCGAGCAAACGGCCTTCGAGCATTCGACCTCGAAGAAGGCGATGAGCTCCGATGGGTCAAGCTGACTACAGGCAAGGACCACATAATTATGGTCACCAGAAAAGGGATGGCAATACGATTTCCCGAAACGCAGCTTAGAGTAGCAAGCCGAGCGTCGGGCGGTGTAAGAGGAATTTCGCTTCAAGAAGGTGATTATGTCGTCGGCATGGATGTAGTCAAGGATGACGGCGAGCTCCTAGTCGTAAGTGAGAAGGGTCTTGGGAAGCGGACACCTCTTAAGTTGTATAAGCACCAAACCCGTGGTGGCAAGGGCCTTATAACTATGGCAATCACCCCAAAGGGCGGGGAGGTAGTAAGTGCGCATGTCGTCACCGGCGATGATAACGTCTTCATCCTGACTGCAAAAGGTATTGGAATTCATATCAGACTAAGCGAAGTTCGATGCTGTGGCCGCAGCACTCAAGGCGTCAAGTTGATTAACCTTGAGGAAGGTGACTGGGTATCTTCGGTCGCTGTAATAGCAAGAAAAGACGAGGACGAAGAGGATAACGGAAAAGGCTAG
- a CDS encoding uroporphyrinogen decarboxylase family protein, with translation MTSRERILSAIRFDRVDRIPVSPWGFGKINPETPLGRQLIQKTDIIIDVGAGYDPFLGKAAKIESRQEGETIITVIHTPKGDLTSRYRRTEVTGATIEFLLKDPSDVEKALSIPFEPGDPDLSHYWKQREKIGDEGLVMIGMGNGVATPASWFSPEGFCFAWADAPNLVERLTAVATERLIVFVEKCCKLGVDAFRICGGEYATVQLGPEGFRRLCVPYDRELIDVMHRYGAVAHYHNHGPVMHYLEDFAIIGMDSLDPLEAPPWGDADLHEARKRLGDKICLVGNLDDMEVIDKLTTEQVLAIARERLEAAGDSGFILGGTSSGTYGENGAHNFIAMAEMVQGNL, from the coding sequence ATGACTTCAAGAGAACGTATACTCTCGGCCATAAGGTTTGATAGGGTTGACCGCATACCTGTTTCTCCTTGGGGCTTTGGGAAAATAAACCCCGAAACTCCGCTTGGCCGACAATTGATACAGAAAACGGACATAATAATTGATGTCGGCGCTGGCTATGATCCTTTCCTCGGCAAAGCAGCTAAGATAGAAAGTCGGCAAGAAGGCGAAACTATAATTACAGTTATCCATACTCCAAAGGGCGACCTTACGAGCCGATACCGCAGGACAGAAGTCACCGGCGCTACAATTGAGTTCCTTCTCAAGGATCCCAGTGATGTTGAAAAAGCACTTTCCATCCCATTCGAGCCGGGTGACCCAGACCTCTCGCATTATTGGAAGCAGCGCGAAAAGATTGGCGATGAAGGGCTTGTAATGATTGGCATGGGAAATGGGGTAGCAACACCAGCCTCATGGTTTTCTCCAGAGGGGTTCTGCTTTGCATGGGCAGATGCACCCAATCTTGTCGAACGCTTGACTGCCGTTGCCACAGAGAGATTGATTGTTTTCGTGGAAAAATGCTGTAAATTAGGCGTGGACGCATTCCGCATTTGCGGCGGGGAATATGCAACTGTTCAATTAGGCCCTGAAGGATTCCGCCGACTCTGCGTGCCCTATGATAGGGAGTTAATTGATGTTATGCACCGTTATGGGGCGGTTGCCCACTATCATAATCATGGCCCAGTGATGCACTACCTAGAAGACTTTGCCATAATTGGCATGGACTCGCTAGACCCACTAGAAGCGCCTCCGTGGGGCGATGCTGACCTCCACGAAGCACGCAAGCGCCTTGGAGATAAAATTTGCCTTGTTGGGAACCTCGATGATATGGAAGTAATTGACAAACTTACTACCGAGCAAGTTCTAGCCATTGCCAGGGAGCGACTTGAGGCGGCGGGTGATAGTGGCTTTATCCTCGGCGGCACGTCATCTGGGACCTATGGCGAGAACGGCGCCCACAACTTCATAGCAATGGCGGAAATGGTACAAGGCAATCTATGA
- the thiC gene encoding phosphomethylpyrimidine synthase ThiC produces MTQLESARTGKITLEMKIVAEQEHLDAETIRSGVAAGTIVIPANVNAIPKKPCGIGAGLRTKVNANIGTSADFPNLDDELKKLQVAIEAGADTAMDLSTGGDLSAIRKAIISNCTIPLGTVPIYEAAIKAAENSSVANMSEDQLFRVIERNAEDGVDFITVHCGITRESLRRLRESGRVTDVVSRGGAFLVCWMLQNDRENPFYARFDDLLEICRKHDVTLSLGDGMRPGCLADASDRAQIQELIILGELVDRARKAGVQVMVEGPGHVPMHQIAANIQIQKTICKGAPFYVLGPLVTDVAPGYDHITSAIGGAIAAASGADFLCYVTPSEHLGLPGPDEVRVGVAAARIAAHAADIAKGIPSAIEWDNEMSAARKARNWQKQAELALDPIAFKKYRTERAGNAEDVCSMCSQYCAMKVVDEYLRRK; encoded by the coding sequence ATGACTCAGCTTGAAAGTGCGAGAACAGGCAAAATCACCCTCGAAATGAAGATAGTGGCAGAGCAAGAACACCTGGATGCCGAAACTATCCGCTCGGGTGTTGCTGCGGGAACTATTGTTATTCCCGCAAATGTCAATGCGATACCAAAAAAGCCTTGCGGGATTGGCGCTGGCCTCCGAACGAAGGTTAATGCCAACATTGGTACTTCCGCAGACTTTCCAAACCTTGATGATGAGCTAAAAAAACTGCAGGTAGCCATTGAGGCCGGAGCCGACACAGCGATGGACTTAAGCACAGGTGGGGATCTTTCAGCAATCAGAAAAGCAATAATTTCAAATTGCACCATACCGCTTGGAACCGTCCCCATTTATGAAGCTGCAATTAAGGCGGCGGAAAACAGCTCTGTTGCAAACATGTCAGAGGACCAACTTTTCAGAGTGATTGAAAGAAACGCCGAGGATGGCGTTGACTTTATAACCGTTCACTGCGGAATCACGCGAGAATCGCTTAGGCGGCTTCGCGAATCAGGACGGGTTACGGATGTCGTGAGCAGAGGCGGGGCATTTCTAGTCTGCTGGATGCTACAAAACGATAGGGAGAACCCTTTCTACGCCCGATTCGATGATCTCCTCGAAATATGCCGAAAGCATGACGTAACGCTTAGCCTTGGCGATGGAATGCGCCCTGGTTGCTTGGCTGATGCTAGCGACCGAGCACAAATCCAAGAATTGATAATCCTCGGCGAACTAGTCGACCGTGCGCGGAAGGCTGGCGTACAAGTTATGGTCGAGGGACCAGGACATGTGCCAATGCATCAAATTGCCGCTAACATTCAAATCCAGAAAACGATTTGCAAAGGCGCCCCGTTCTACGTGCTTGGGCCACTCGTGACCGACGTTGCACCTGGCTATGACCACATAACTTCGGCGATAGGCGGAGCAATCGCAGCCGCTTCAGGCGCAGATTTTCTGTGCTACGTCACACCTTCCGAACACCTAGGGCTCCCCGGACCTGACGAAGTTCGCGTGGGAGTCGCTGCTGCGCGCATCGCAGCCCATGCAGCCGACATAGCGAAAGGCATCCCTAGCGCTATTGAATGGGACAATGAGATGTCAGCCGCACGAAAGGCTAGAAATTGGCAAAAACAGGCTGAGCTTGCACTTGACCCAATAGCGTTCAAAAAGTATCGCACCGAGCGCGCCGGCAACGCGGAAGATGTGTGCTCAATGTGTAGCCAATACTGCGCAATGAAGGTCGTTGACGAATATCTGCGTCGGAAATAG
- the xerD gene encoding site-specific tyrosine recombinase XerD, with product MDEAIQAFVDYVAIERGLSQNTVAAYARDLSQFAHYAAGKGINSPEGLSEEVLVGFLEELRKAGMSPSSISRKLSAIKTFCKFACREGLITIDFTSGVETTKSALRLPSILSIEEVSELLAQPDWRDPSGCRDKAMLEVLYATGIRVSELLSLRISDVNTSVGFLKCFGKGSKERIVPLGKVAIEYLERYLSTGRPKFARSGSSEFLFLTNRGRKMSRVGFWKLIKKYAAQAGITKNITPHTIRHSFATHLLQGGADLRSIQEMLGHANIATTQVYTHISREKLKQTYKKSHPRA from the coding sequence ATGGATGAAGCAATCCAAGCATTTGTTGATTACGTTGCTATTGAGCGAGGACTTTCACAGAATACTGTGGCAGCGTATGCACGCGACCTCTCGCAATTTGCGCATTACGCTGCCGGGAAAGGCATTAACTCTCCCGAAGGCCTTTCGGAGGAAGTGCTGGTGGGGTTTCTCGAGGAATTGCGAAAAGCCGGGATGTCGCCTAGTAGCATTAGCAGGAAGCTTTCTGCAATAAAGACGTTCTGCAAATTTGCCTGTCGGGAGGGGCTGATTACAATCGATTTTACCTCGGGCGTCGAGACTACGAAGTCAGCACTTCGCTTGCCTAGCATATTATCAATCGAGGAGGTATCAGAACTCCTAGCCCAGCCCGATTGGCGCGACCCATCTGGATGTAGGGACAAGGCAATGCTTGAAGTGCTCTACGCAACAGGAATTCGAGTTTCGGAGCTTCTAAGCCTTCGGATAAGCGATGTAAACACAAGCGTCGGCTTCCTCAAATGCTTTGGAAAGGGCTCAAAAGAGCGTATAGTTCCCTTGGGCAAGGTGGCGATTGAATATCTTGAACGTTATTTGTCTACCGGTAGACCAAAGTTTGCTAGGTCAGGAAGTTCAGAATTTCTTTTTCTCACAAATCGCGGCCGAAAGATGTCGCGCGTCGGCTTCTGGAAGCTAATCAAGAAATATGCTGCTCAAGCTGGAATCACCAAGAACATAACACCGCATACCATCAGGCATTCATTTGCTACCCATCTTCTCCAAGGAGGAGCTGATTTGCGCTCGATTCAAGAGATGCTTGGACATGCTAATATTGCTACTACCCAGGTTTATACACATATTTCTCGAGAAAAATTAAAGCAGACGTATAAGAAGTCTCATCCTCGTGCCTGA
- a CDS encoding glycosyltransferase family 39 protein, which produces MVRRFSPFFAILITAVALALRLYGLKWGLPNMDHYFSYHPDETTILEAAQRIDFFSGQIDPGFYNYGSLYIYLVYIAIFMGMGWGLIVLGKRDPELIVRGYAQMYLAGRVVALLMGVATVLLVYYVGRRMYGRRTGLIAAVFMAILPIHVMHSHFLAVDVPATFFVTCSLLFASRIPEEKSRTRYYLLSGLFAGFSAATKYNAGLVVLAPIVAHLSKGGSFFRRLMSLNLLLVIIGLAAGFLIGCPGAVLNSESFLRGFLYEAHHVQTGHGLLFAETGSGFIYHLIHSLLPGMGLPIMVLALAGVIYAIRKWTPQDAMLIAFLVPYYVLIGVAQVRFARYTMPILPPLVLLGARIPGKLMERFEDERGFARGVARVVTGALTGLIVLYTLFYSISLDGVMAREDNRDAALTWIRKNIPPGSSIAMPTIPWFYTPPLDPRFGYGSARARFEAAQSIAEYGIITDESKEWNWRLLSEMEPEFVILSEFEYEDRLRIGDQAAIDYFAVLDKKYRLVRQFDSPPSIFGKKFPLLVELPHDMSYANPTIKIYARNDIVLSNG; this is translated from the coding sequence GTGGTCAGGAGATTTTCGCCTTTTTTCGCAATTCTAATCACGGCAGTAGCGCTCGCACTTCGACTCTATGGCCTTAAGTGGGGGCTGCCGAACATGGACCATTATTTTTCCTATCATCCTGATGAAACAACGATTTTGGAGGCAGCTCAAAGGATTGACTTCTTTAGTGGGCAAATAGACCCTGGATTCTACAATTACGGTTCTCTCTATATTTATCTTGTATACATTGCAATCTTTATGGGGATGGGTTGGGGGCTTATAGTTCTCGGCAAAAGAGACCCTGAGTTGATAGTGCGCGGCTATGCGCAAATGTACTTGGCTGGACGCGTTGTCGCATTGTTGATGGGAGTTGCGACAGTGCTGCTAGTCTACTACGTAGGGCGTCGTATGTATGGCCGAAGAACAGGGCTGATAGCTGCAGTCTTTATGGCGATATTGCCAATTCACGTTATGCACTCACATTTTCTGGCAGTGGATGTCCCTGCAACGTTCTTTGTAACATGCAGTTTGCTATTTGCATCTCGTATACCTGAGGAAAAATCTAGAACCCGATATTATTTGCTTTCGGGACTTTTCGCTGGGTTCTCTGCCGCGACGAAATACAACGCCGGCTTGGTTGTGCTCGCGCCTATTGTAGCCCACCTTTCCAAAGGAGGTTCTTTCTTTAGGCGCCTAATGTCTTTGAACTTGCTTTTGGTAATTATTGGTTTAGCAGCAGGGTTCCTTATTGGTTGTCCAGGTGCAGTGCTCAACTCCGAAAGTTTTCTGCGAGGTTTTCTTTATGAAGCCCATCACGTACAAACAGGTCATGGGTTGCTCTTTGCCGAGACAGGCTCCGGTTTTATCTACCACTTGATTCATTCTCTTCTCCCAGGGATGGGTTTGCCCATAATGGTCCTTGCTCTGGCGGGGGTAATTTACGCTATAAGGAAATGGACCCCGCAGGATGCCATGCTTATTGCTTTTCTAGTGCCGTACTACGTACTAATTGGTGTAGCACAAGTCAGGTTTGCGCGGTATACCATGCCAATATTGCCGCCGCTTGTCCTGCTTGGGGCTCGAATTCCTGGTAAACTAATGGAAAGGTTTGAGGATGAAAGAGGTTTTGCTAGGGGCGTTGCCAGGGTTGTCACCGGTGCGCTCACCGGCCTGATAGTTCTATACACTTTATTTTACTCTATTTCGCTCGATGGAGTTATGGCACGAGAGGATAACAGAGACGCGGCTCTCACGTGGATTAGGAAAAACATTCCCCCCGGAAGCAGCATCGCCATGCCGACAATTCCTTGGTTTTATACGCCCCCGCTAGACCCCCGCTTTGGGTATGGAAGCGCCCGCGCACGTTTCGAGGCCGCTCAGAGCATCGCTGAATATGGGATTATCACAGACGAAAGCAAGGAATGGAATTGGCGTCTGCTTAGCGAAATGGAACCTGAGTTTGTTATTCTCTCCGAGTTTGAGTATGAAGATAGGCTTCGGATTGGCGATCAAGCAGCGATAGACTATTTTGCTGTTTTGGATAAAAAATATAGGCTTGTTCGCCAATTTGATTCACCGCCATCTATTTTTGGAAAGAAATTCCCGCTTTTAGTTGAGTTGCCGCACGATATGTCATATGCCAATCCAACAATAAAAATATATGCGCGAAACGATATTGTGTTGAGCAATGGATGA
- a CDS encoding DUF5317 domain-containing protein has protein sequence MGIVRRGSLRNLSSIPLKHLYLFAFPFVAFVAMYIVALFGHFSFRGYAGLLNIVNYILLLVALGANLHIQDLRIIWGGTFLNFLVCAANGGYMPISEKAAKIAGLANIINPSREGEFVRHVLLTADSKLKWLADVIPLPGFGPHTPEVASIGDVVITIGIFMLIQRYMCIRKSSLEKKKPH, from the coding sequence TTGGGGATAGTTAGGAGAGGGAGCCTAAGAAATCTTTCAAGTATCCCTCTAAAGCATTTATACCTTTTTGCGTTCCCGTTTGTGGCTTTCGTAGCAATGTACATTGTCGCTCTTTTTGGGCATTTTTCATTTCGTGGGTATGCAGGGTTACTGAATATCGTTAATTACATTCTTTTGCTTGTAGCTCTCGGTGCGAACTTGCATATCCAAGATTTGCGCATAATATGGGGAGGCACATTTTTAAACTTCTTGGTCTGCGCGGCAAATGGCGGCTACATGCCCATTAGTGAGAAGGCTGCTAAAATAGCTGGGCTTGCCAACATAATCAATCCTAGCCGGGAGGGGGAATTCGTACGCCATGTGCTTCTTACGGCCGATTCAAAACTTAAGTGGTTGGCAGACGTTATTCCCCTTCCGGGGTTTGGCCCTCATACCCCAGAAGTGGCAAGCATTGGGGATGTAGTGATAACAATTGGTATATTTATGCTAATCCAGAGATATATGTGCATCCGAAAATCATCGCTCGAAAAGAAGAAACCGCACTAG
- a CDS encoding HD domain-containing phosphohydrolase has product MGNSFWVSPVFLMAVAFTIVFGCYSYIYLPLQMRRAYRQSLLTLARAVETKDVGAEGHGERVARYVVDIAREMRIPRSQILRMEYAALLADIGNVRVPYAILSKKGKLTAKEFEILKQHAVIAAEMVEQVRLLKDLAPLIRHHHECWDGSGYPDGLKGEEIPLGARILAVATAYDSMESKKSFHDKMDDKRAIEELKSNAGVKYDPAVVEAFLKVLQRRWRNERQLS; this is encoded by the coding sequence ATGGGGAATAGCTTCTGGGTTAGTCCGGTTTTCCTCATGGCTGTAGCATTCACCATCGTGTTTGGGTGCTATTCATATATATATCTGCCATTACAAATGCGTCGCGCTTATAGACAGTCCCTCCTGACACTTGCCCGTGCTGTTGAAACAAAAGACGTCGGTGCTGAGGGGCATGGGGAACGTGTAGCACGATATGTGGTAGATATTGCCCGCGAGATGCGCATACCTAGGTCGCAAATTCTGCGGATGGAGTATGCGGCTTTACTTGCAGACATCGGCAATGTGAGGGTACCGTATGCAATCCTCAGCAAAAAAGGCAAGCTTACCGCCAAGGAGTTTGAGATTCTAAAACAACATGCCGTAATCGCCGCCGAGATGGTGGAACAAGTCAGGTTACTCAAAGATCTTGCGCCGCTGATTCGCCATCATCATGAATGCTGGGATGGATCGGGATACCCGGATGGGCTAAAAGGTGAAGAAATTCCCCTTGGTGCGAGAATCCTAGCTGTAGCAACTGCGTATGATTCTATGGAATCGAAAAAATCATTTCACGACAAGATGGATGATAAGCGTGCAATTGAGGAACTAAAGAGTAACGCAGGAGTTAAATATGACCCAGCGGTAGTAGAAGCTTTCTTGAAAGTATTACAGAGGCGCTGGCGAAATGAAAGGCAGCTATCTTGA